The stretch of DNA GGATATGAGCACCGTGATGTTCACAATATGTACGGCATGATGGTGGTATGTTTCAAATTCCAAACTTGTCTTCTTCTCATACTGAGGCATATTAATCTGTATGAATTTTAGGTGGAGGGTACTATCCGTGGCCAGTTGATGCGTTCTGACTATAAATTACGTCCGTTTGTACTTTCGCGCTCCTTTTTTGCCGGAAGTCAGCGATTTGGAGCTGTTTGGACTGGTGATAACATTGCCGACTGGGAACATTTAGCCATAGCCGTTCCTATGCTTCTCAGCCTTTCTGTCTCTGGTATTCCGTTTTGTGGAGCGGATGTTGGAGGTTTCTTCAATAATCCCAATTCGGAGCTATTGACAAGATGGTACCAAGCTGGTGCGTTCCAGCCATTCTTTCGTGGACATGCTCACCTTCATACAAAACGTCGCGAACCTTGGCTATTTGATGAGCAGACTAACAAACTTATTAAATCAAGCATCAAGCAACGCTATACCTACTTACCTCTTTGGTATACATTGTTTTACGAGCACGAAAAGACTGCCACTCCCCCCATGCGCCCACTCTGGATGGAATATCCGCAAGACGTAGAGACATTCTCTATggataatcaatttttgttaggtaaaacattttttatttttctctttgaatttATGCATGGGagtaattattttactttcgTTTTAGGTGACTCGATTTTGGTGCATCCAGTTGTTCGATCAGGAGAAACGGAAGTCAGTGTTTACTTCCCTGGAGATAATACCCTCTGGTATGAAATCGAGACCTACAAAGTTTATCAAGGCTCTGGGTACCAGACGATTCCAGTGGCAATCAATAAGGTATTAATTATACCTCATcagattttttacttttcagtgGGTCATGTGGCCATGTGTTTTGTTAGATTCCTGTATTCCAACGAGGAGGTACTATTGTTCCGAAGAAGGAACGTGCTAGACGAGCATCATCTTTAATGGCCAAAGATCCTTATACATTAATTGTGACTTTGGACAAGCAggtaaattcaattcaatatttGCGGAacgaaataatttaatttagtttttgtaATGATTCAAACGTCATGGAATACAGGGCAAAGCTCAAGGTCGCCTTTACGTAGATGATGGCCAATCTTTGGATTATCAAAAAGGAAGTTACCTAATCCTGGAATTAAGCATGGAAAATCACGTACTTTCATCGAAGTAactaaacatttatttcacaACTAGCAGTTTcacaagacaaaataataacactgttttatttttacagaattTCAAATCAAGGAGCTTTTGAAACCccagagttgattgaaaaaatcgtCATTGCGGGATTAAACCGGTCACCGTCCAGTATAGAAGATAACACAGGTCGAGCTGTCGAATATCGTTATGATACGACTAGCCAGGTATTGGTTCTGAGGAAACCGAATTTATCGGTTTCCAAAGAATGGGATGTCAGTCTCAAAATGTAGAATGTCTGCATCGAATTATTTGTTCGTCGACGCTCTTCATTCACTGGGCAAGGGGTGTTCAAGTAAGAAACAAGAGAAGCTTATTACCTAATCTCTACAGacgatttgtgcaaactttgcTTCTTACCGTTCGATGAAATGAAGTTTCagaaatacatttgatttgtcAAATTTACCGTCATCGAAAGATTTTTGCATTAAAAGCATTCCGAATTTGATTGCGGTCACTTCGGTGCCGcacaaaaaagggaggaaatgACCTGCTTttggggagagaagaagaccAAAAAGCCCGGGGGCCGTTTTCGTCTACTCGAATACCTgtcttttattctctctctgttgCCCGTGACTTTCAGTCTGCTTCACTGCGTAGCTTTTTCAAGACCGTTCTGTACAGTGCCGGTATATTTCATTTGCTAGTGATTTTGTGTGTTCAGTTCGGTTGATCGAGGTATTTCTTAACAGGGGCCATGCTGGCAGAACGGGATATGATTCATTCTCTTTTAAATCGATTGTAATTCACCATGATGCTGGTAAGTCAGAAATTTGTTTAGATACTGTAAAAGATGTGAAACTAAGTTCgaattgttgctgttgtctgcatgatttatgtaaattttaatCTGTTATCTTATTCAATTCTATCTTCTAAAAACCCCACCTCAAATGATGAAAAGAACCGTGCATTTCGCTTGGCTTCCTCGATCATGAGAAACAAATCTGCTGTCTTGTCGATGGTTACCcttgggtttctttttattacctTCAATATTTGGAACGTCTTTTATTTGGAAACTAAACCAGATTGCCACGGTGCAACGGGTGCATCTCTAAATACCACTCGGCCTCTTATTTACGCTGCATTTGGAAGAAAGGTATGTTATTTTTACTGTATCTTTTTACAtattatgttttttgtttattggttttttatttgtatgttTATTAAGGAGGGGgagaggttgttgttgtgctttctttttgtttctttaaaaaaaaattctatttaattttttgaatagttGGACTCAGGATACTTGGAGCATGTGTTTACCTTATTAGAAAGAGCCGGTTATGTTCGCGGTAGCATTTATTCTTCTGATTGGAATCTTCTctggtaaaaaaatctaattctatttcattgaaaagatttttttgcgACATTTATTGACTTTCGGCTTTTGTTATTACAGGTCTTATGAATATCCTTTTAGGGTTCTGAAGGATAAATTGGTGAATCTACCAAAGCacaaaaaggttaaaaataatagaacATATTtccttacatttttttttattttacatataAAAGCACAGTTTATGCGCGATATTATTATGTCTTCTATTGTGGTTATAGTTACTAGTATTACGTCATTATCGATGTTATAAAAATATGTTGCTTTATGTTTCACCgacgaaattttgtttccatatTTCGTTGCTGCTGCACTTGCGCTATTTAGGATTCTATCTTTTGAGACCGCTAAGTGAAATATGACAGTAACTTTAATGGACTAGAAAATAGCTACGTCccacaaaatattaaaaaagcgGAATAGAAATTATGTAACACTGAAAGCCACAAACTAGAATTTAAAAGACGTAATTAATCTTAAGTAGCCTATTATGTTAATAGTAATTTgcgttattttgattttcaaatggtAAAATACTTCATTAAGTAGGTCAACCATTTTCCTGGATCAGGATATATCACCAACAAGGTGAATTTGGCTACTTCCGGATTGCCGCACGTTCCTGTGGCTTTCAAAATTCCTCAACAAAAGGCGGAGTTAATTAATTATGTAAGTGATTTCCCATCTTCTAATATTTGGTTCATCAATTTGTAATCTTAtcattaagtttaaaaaatttctttacatCTTAGTTCAAATCGGTAAAaagtatttgaaaaaatagtaGTGTAGATAGAAAGTAGAGTAAACTGGAGAAAAgcttgataaaaattttatgatcTAGGCAAAGAAGAATCCCGAAAGTTTGTTTGTCCAGAAAAGTAACAATCACCGAGGTATCAAAATCCAACCGTTGGTTGATCTAGACTTGGAGACACCAGGGACGTTCGTCCAAGAGTACGTTCGCAAACCTTTTTTGATAGGTGCGGCGCGTTTATTTTAATGTAAGCGACttaatttcaacttttgtCTAACTGATCATTAAATAACCGGCAGATGGGCACAAGTTCGATATTGGTGTTTATACGATCATTACGTCAATCGAACCACTTAGAGTCTATATCTATGATGGTGACATCCTATTTCGGTATTAAAAGTTTTCCTACCTCCGCCGAAAGATTTAACGAGGTTAACCCGGTTAACCCCtcgttaaattattaatttttaaaaatttctttgaatcaCGATTTCAGATTTTGTCCAGAAAAATACCATCCTTTTGATGTTAAGAAAATCGATAAATATGTAATTGGAGATGACTATTTACCAATATGGAACGTTTCGTCATTGAAACCGTATTATTCAGGTTTGGGATTCGGTATGAAGGAGTCTTTTAATGCCTACCTTCTCAGCATAGGTACGCTTGTACGGCTTGGCAaggacattaaaaaaaaaaatttcttgtttctcaatgaatttatacatttttaaaaatgaatttatctGATAAAAGGTAAAGATCCTAAAATCATTTGGCAGCAAATTGATGATGCGATTCGAACAATGCTGTTGAGACGAGAATTATCCTTGGCATCGGCAAGTTCCAAATTTGCGTCATCTCgtaattttttcgaaatgattCGAGTGGATTTCGTTGTGGACGAAGATCTCAACGTCTTCATTATGGAAGTATGACTTTAGAAACCGTGaataattattgattattaaatttacaaattaataTTCCAGGCGAACATGTCACCAAATTTGTCGTCTCAACACTTCCCTCCAAACAGGCTAATGTATGAACAGGTCATCTTCAATGTATTGAAACTGATCGGTATTATTCCTTCTGGATATCCAAATTCAGTCGGGTAAAAAAATAgctttgacattttcttatttcttcatGGTTTTTAATGTCTtaactaaataatttttgggaATTAGAACTGACGATGAACTACTATCGCAGCCCGAAGTGGCGTTTAAAGATTTAGTCGTATTTCCCGAGCGGTGTGCGGCCTCCCGTTGTGCCAATTGTTCCAGTCTTGAATGTAAGCTTTGCAAGCCTTGTCTGACTGAATCATTGAAATCTGATTTGACAGAGGCCTTCAAAGAACACACCCGTCGACATGTATGCCGTCGCGTTGTTCCACCGTCGTTGGTAAGCAGTGCTTATTAGGTCaatcaattgttatttttgaaatgagttCTCTTAAAATTGTCCCGTTGTCATTATTTAGATGCCGGAAGAAATAGAGGAAGGTGTGGACGTTAAAGGTCTAACCGAGATTAACCAACTAATGCATTCCTGGTTTCATGGCAAGTGTCTCTTAGATAGTTCTTGGTGTTAAAATGTAAGGCTAAATTTCAACGTCGTTATAGCCATCTACTGTCCATTTTTACCGTGGTGTAGCAGTTTGATATACTGAATAGATACATTATATGGCTatgcaaataaagaaaattcctGGTGAATCCTTCCATCCGTCGCAAATCCGTGATCTTACTATTCCTGAAAGATACGATTTCACTTTTCAGCACTCGAGGCGCTagttaatttatttgttgtaaAACAGGGTCCTCTACCGAGATTTTATGTAATCATTAGGAACTAACTTCTGTCAACGTCAACGAAATTTGGTAAACCATGGTAAACAATAAACTTATTTGTTAGCGTTTcgtcaaaaaaatgttttgactgAATATTCATGTAAGATTTAATGGTCTTGTGTTCGTGCTTGACTTGCATACATTTTTACTCTCCAATCAATGTTTAGGTACGtagtttttgtaatttaagtaATAAACacaggaaaataataatgtcaTTCTGCGCTTGTTTTTGAATAGATCATCATTGCTCTATCAAATCGAATAGAACACACATCATCACTGTAAGCACCGGGAgattttagttgtttttaaaaaaccgttTCTATGGATGAGTTCACtttcaaaacacaaaatgggACAGAAGGAGTTGAAATTATCAACTTGAGTTTCAGCAAAATACCCATCTTAAGAAGTCAAACccaaatacatttttctagCAGATTTAACAACAAATCTGATATTTGGATAGAAAAATCTATTAAGTTGATatggaatgaaaaatgtaaaaataatgaTAGGTTatacaatcaatcaaaatttcgatTTGAAGGTATAACAATTGATGATGATAACCAAGTTGTTTTTAATCTGGGACTAACAACTTACATGGAGTTAATAGGAACAAATTGCAATCCATTTGGGAAGGAGTTAGTTGCGTACGGAACTCGGTGTTTTAACAATAAGCGGTCGTGCTTAGCTGACCCATTGGGTGTAGGATCTCTGTTGTTAACTTCAGATGGCAAATTTCTGTTCTTGAAACGTGCTATGTGGACTGGTGAGGACAAAGGCAAACTAGATAGGCCTGGTGGTCACCCTGAACCAGATAATGTGTCAACATCTATACAGTCTTGGACAGAAGAAGAATGCACTGCTCCAGAAAACTCGCTTCGAATTCGAGAAGAGGTTTTCGACTCGGTTAAATGTGAAATTCGCGATGAAGTTAATTTACCACTGGAATCATTAAAGGACCCTCTACTGTTAGGAGTAGTTCGAAGCCTCGAACGACTTGGGCGGCCGAGTGCTGAATTTCTTGTGCTGTGAGTGCATTTTTAAGAGTTAATTGTctcacattttaaaataaaattctgatCATATATTTGCAGTTGCTCTTTGACATCTAAAGAAGTAGAAAATCTCTATTTGAAGAGTTGTCAAGCAGAAGCTGACGAATCGGTAGATATTGTGTTTCTACCGGAAGAGAAGGTTCGTGGATTGGATTTGGATCAGAGTATCTGGCACAGCCTTACTGATGCAGCTTGTGGAGCAATAAAACTCTACAGTCAATGTTACTCGAGCTGCCCAAGTTAGCCGTTATTTGGAACCTGAGTGAAACTGTTTATTTTAAGAATTATGAACCAATCTCAGTTCATgttacacacatatatattataaataataaatacattttgaaGTACCCGACAACATTTATTAGATTATTCTTACTATTTGCAGGGGTATGCTATTTGGGTGAAAAACGCACTGCACTATAGTGCAGGCATATATGCCTGCTTAGTGCTAACACCACCTACAACAGCAGGTGCGCAATTGAAatctttaattttaacttaaaacGGCCAGAGGGAAAGAGAGATAACTGCGCAAATAAATTAAAGCAATAAAATGAAACCAGtgtttatcttatttttattttatctttaagCTCTCCGAAATTCAGAAGAATCTAAAGAGATACTTCAGAACGTACCCGGTTTTGAGTTCAAATATCTAAATTCGAGTAAGCACATTTATAAAATGCATTGTGCTGTTTTAATCATATCTCAGCTACCTGCACTGTCAATTCctcgaaaaatttaaattccggtaaaaaaaatagaaatatattAAATTCCTTTTGCTATTTTTACCAATGATTTGTCgttataaaaattttgatttcaagcCATACaagaacaattatttttcaagttacTAGGAAATAACGTTAAAAATCTAGGatacatttcatttcttaacAATCTGCAATCTGGAGCGCGAGCGCGCTTGGCGCTTGTGAAAAATCGAgtttggtttgtttggttGGTTCAGAGAAGGGTTCAGCGTCCATCTAAGATCCGTAGTGCAATTAAACGCCACCCCTAGCGGCAGCTTGGTGCAACTGAAGACACTTGTACCAAGTTGCTTGTACGACCAGAGTTTTTCACTATTCATGATAATTTGACTATATTAAGCACTTTTTGTTGTGAATTACACTAAGTGACGAAGTTTTCTACTGGAAAATGACAACTAATATGTATCGAGTGGGGGGTAAGTGTCTTTATCATATAAGAAATGCCAATGACATACGCCGGGTAACATGTCAAGACTCGGCGCGATGAACAACATTGGTTCGACCGagtgatatttatttattaatgtgTTGTTAATTTCAGACTATGTCTACTTTGAGACTGCACCCTCCATGCCTTATCAAATTCGAAGGATTGAAGAGTTAAATAAGGTAGGAAGTCAGTGTAATCTTCTTTCACCTGTCAGATAGTATTATTTTGTGTCTATTTAGACATCAAGCGGTAATGTGGAAGCCAAAGTTATGTGCTATTTTCGACGAAGGGACATACCTGCTACCCTGCTTTCCCTTGCTGATAAACATCAAGGTGAGCTTATTagtttaacaaatttaaataattacttgatctcaaaatgaatttttattagaatttGTTGATGGTGgagtaaatgaaaataatggtAATGGTACAGCTAAAACCGATCCAATCAGCTCTCCTGCAAAAGCTGTCACATCACCTACATCAAATGCTGATGGTGCATCTGCTGATCCTGATCCTGCAGTCAAGATGGAAACAGAATCAGATGGTGACAATACTTCaagcaaaaaggaagaagaaaaaactaccTCTGTAGTTGAAATtaaaacagagaaagaagCAGTTGAAAAGGTTGAAGAGAAAGAGCCAGTAGATGAAgagttgaatttgaaacaaaaaaatcagcttaaTCAAAGAGAATTGTTCCTttcaaaacaagttgaaattcTTCCAGCAACAAATATTCGTGGAAAATGCAGTGTTACCCTCCTTAATGAGACTGAATCATTTTCGTCTTACATTGACAAAGAGGTATTATACTATTATTAATTCTCATTATGATCAACCACTTTCTAAGTTccaacaattaaattttaggACGCATTTTTTTATACATTGGTGTACGATCCAGTGCAGCGAACTCTGCTAGCTGATCGTGGAGAAATCCGCGTTGGTTCCCGGTTTCAGGCAGAGATCACCCCTCTTATGAAAGAAGGTCAATAACTTTACCTGGTGATTATATTCGTAAGAAATACTAACATATATGTCAATACAGGTACTACAGACGGTCGCAACATGGAAGAATTAGAAGTCTTAACGTGGACCCCTGAACACGGGTTATCAGATCGTGAAATAGATCAGTTCCTGGTTGTTGCGAGATCAGTGGGAACATTCGCCCGAGCATTAGattgttcttcttctgtcaAACAACCCAGCTTACACATGAGTGCAGCTGCTGCTTCAAGAGATATAACTTTGGTATGTGAACTATgaaccattttgaaattcaaatattctttgcatcttaatttttttttaaattttagttccATGCCATGGATGCACTACACCAGTCAGAATATGATTTAGGCAAAGCAACGTGCGCTCTCATTCCCCCAACTGGTCCTATTTTATGTCGTGATCAAATGGAAGAGTGGTCCGCCTCTGAAGCAAATCTTTTTGAAGAAGCAATGGGTAATATCGGATTTCTGATGTGTTCCGATTATTTAGTTTACTCACTATCATTTATTTGGTGTTATCACAGAGAAATACGGAAAAGATTTTAATGATGTTCGCcaagattttttgaattggaaaGTCCCGTCCAGCTTAATCGAATACTATTATTTATGGAAAACTACTGATCGCTACgttcaacaaaaaagagtgAAGGCTGTCGAAGCTGaatcaaaactaaaacaaGTCTACATACCTACATAGTAAGCAATACCAGTACcatacaaataatttattgcaTTCGaaacatcttttttgtttgaattatttttagtaaCAAACCTCATCCCGCTGCAATTGGTCCACCTCTTCCGCAATCATCGAAGAACGGAGCTCACCAAATCGAAATTGGTTTGGGTCCGGGCAAATTTTGTGAATGTTGCGCAGGTAACTCCAATTACAATCGTTTTCGGTCCGGCTTTTTAACTGTTAACACATTTCGTTTTCCAGTTGCAACTTCGGTTCAATGGTACGCATGGAGTCCAAATAATACTGCCTCGTCTGCCGTTCCACCACAAAGCAGATTGTGCCAATCGTGTTGGTCCTATTGGAAAAAGTACGGGGATCTCACCGTATCGAATAAGGCAGCCTTGCCTGCTTCATCCGACGAAGAGTCCAAGAACTTGAGTGGTGGTCCTGAAGCCCTGACATCACGTCCACATCGTTGCACAACTCAAGGATGTGGAAAGGTAGGCCAGCTTCTAAAAAAATGGAGATTTTAGTTCTCCCTTCGAAGTTATacataacatttttgtgtgAATTGGGGAATTATTTGATCTAATATgcacaatttttctttggctcgTGGTCTACCGTTTCCTTCGATTATCCTCGTTCATCGTAGACTCGAACTGCTTTTTATTTGGGTAACATTGATTCTTAATTATAAATTGATAATAGAtctaattgttttctttaaaattctaTACAGCTGTAACACCTACAACGCGGCTGGCTCGAAGGTTTTCTGCTCACTTGTTGCGACCTCGTCATGCTGCACGATTCCCTTTCCTTCCTATCAGCGCTGCAGCGATCCGACAGGATTGTAAGTTAATCTCAGAGTCCCCGAAAGAAAGCTTTTGGTGAAACTATTGGTTTCTTTTAACCTTGTAGTCCAAATGCGTATGGCTCGAAAGTCACCTGCAGAAGTGCAATCTTGGATGTTGCGTGCCCAGAAACCGCTGGCACCGATTCGTCCTCCCAAACGTATACGCGTCGCCGACTTGACTTTCCGATTGGC from Daphnia pulex isolate KAP4 chromosome 4, ASM2113471v1 encodes:
- the LOC124192762 gene encoding probable tubulin polyglutamylase ttll-15, whose amino-acid sequence is MMLNRAFRLASSIMRNKSAVLSMVTLGFLFITFNIWNVFYLETKPDCHGATGASLNTTRPLIYAAFGRKLDSGYLEHVFTLLERAGYVRGSIYSSDWNLLWSYEYPFRVLKDKLVNLPKHKKVNHFPGSGYITNKVNLATSGLPHVPVAFKIPQQKAELINYAKKNPESLFVQKSNNHRGIKIQPLVDLDLETPGTFVQEYVRKPFLIDGHKFDIGVYTIITSIEPLRVYIYDGDILFRFCPEKYHPFDVKKIDKYVIGDDYLPIWNVSSLKPYYSGLGFGMKESFNAYLLSIGKDPKIIWQQIDDAIRTMLLRRELSLASASSKFASSRNFFEMIRVDFVVDEDLNVFIMEANMSPNLSSQHFPPNRLMYEQVIFNVLKLIGIIPSGYPNSVGTDDELLSQPEVAFKDLVVFPERCAASRCANCSSLECKLCKPCLTESLKSDLTEAFKEHTRRHVCRRVVPPSLMPEEIEEGVDVKGLTEINQLMHSWFHGKCLLDSSWC
- the LOC124192536 gene encoding uridine diphosphate glucose pyrophosphatase NUDT22-like; this encodes MWTGEDKGKLDRPGGHPEPDNVSTSIQSWTEEECTAPENSLRIREEVFDSVKCEIRDEVNLPLESLKDPLLLGVVRSLERLGRPSAEFLVLCSLTSKEVENLYLKSCQAEADESVDIVFLPEEKVRGLDLDQSIWHSLTDAACGAIKLYSQCYSSCPS
- the LOC124192765 gene encoding metastasis-associated protein MTA3-like, encoding MTTNMYRVGDYVYFETAPSMPYQIRRIEELNKTSSGNVEAKVMCYFRRRDIPATLLSLADKHQEFVDGGVNENNGNGTAKTDPISSPAKAVTSPTSNADGASADPDPAVKMETESDGDNTSSKKEEEKTTSVVEIKTEKEAVEKVEEKEPVDEELNLKQKNQLNQRELFLSKQVEILPATNIRGKCSVTLLNETESFSSYIDKEDAFFYTLVYDPVQRTLLADRGEIRVGSRFQAEITPLMKEGTTDGRNMEELEVLTWTPEHGLSDREIDQFLVVARSVGTFARALDCSSSVKQPSLHMSAAAASRDITLFHAMDALHQSEYDLGKATCALIPPTGPILCRDQMEEWSASEANLFEEAMEKYGKDFNDVRQDFLNWKVPSSLIEYYYLWKTTDRYVQQKRVKAVEAESKLKQVYIPTYNKPHPAAIGPPLPQSSKNGAHQIEIGLGPGKFCECCAVATSVQWYAWSPNNTASSAVPPQSRLCQSCWSYWKKYGDLTVSNKAALPASSDEESKNLSGGPEALTSRPHRCTTQGCGKTRTAFYLAVTPTTRLARRFSAHLLRPRHAARFPFLPISAAAIRQDFQMRMARKSPAEVQSWMLRAQKPLAPIRPPKRIRVADLTFRLARGQILPTTATWLILPDRSLPKPKLMREAFPKPPKAADGSLIYDKIVLPQRDGDRLKRRLDDSPLEGPPFKRSARESPSNVSPLSVLAPLSGLAMGMSGSPTPINASPFLPNLSSISSLPISSLRPNIPSELYVSALTNSSGLAPLLPGTKGTPSPSSAISPTVKPSLLPSAPQSLTAPNLLAGRGARSHGSRGGLHGHSGGRIKQLPTWMDAPDDLFFHSTQVTKKLRRQLATQELRRAARKPWRPLTPRKA